In Cloacibacillus sp., the DNA window ATCTCCAATATCACGCCGCCTGTCGCCCTCGCGGCCTACGCGGCGGCCTCGATCGCGGGCTCCGAACCGAATAAGACGGGCTTCACCGCCTGCAAGCTGGGCTTCCTCGCCTTCGTGACGCCCTTCGCCTTCTGCTACGACCCCGGCATCCTTCTGCAGGGAACGCTGGTGCAGAACGTCTACGGCATCCTCGCCTGCGTGGCGGCCTGTTTCGGCTTTGGCTTCGCGATAATGGGATATCTGAACCGTGACCTCAAAGTGTGGGAACGCGTGGTCTTCGTGGTCTTCGCGGTCATGGGGCTGTCGCCGAACGAGTATGTCACCACCGTAGGCGCCTTAGGCGTCATCGCTGCCTGGATAATATTTGCCAAGGTCGGCAAGAAAAAGACTCCCGCCGCCGCGGCGTAAGAAAAAGCGCCCTTTACGGCGGCTGGCGTAAAAATAACGGTATATTCGTGCGCGAAGGGTTTTCTTATAAAAGCCCTTCGCGTTTTTGTCATTCTCGCTGAAGGGCTTGATTTTGCCTTTCACAAGTGGTAGATTGAAAAACGTTCGTGTGGATCTATCAAATGCAGAGAAGCGGGAGTGCGCACTGTGGGAAAAGCAGTCTTAAAATATATTTGTCTGCCGCTTATGATATTGGCGGCGGTCTTAGCCTGTTGCCAGCCGTGGAAGATGGTGGAAGAGCCTGAGCCTCCAGTTCCGCTTGAGCCCAGATACAGCTGGAACAAGTTTCACGGGTGTACGCTTACCGTATGGGGGCGGGATGCCGGTCTGAAACGGCCGTACATCGTGCGCGCCTTCAAACGTTATGAGGATCTTACCGGCAACCGGATAAAAGTAGTGGCGCTGCCGGTAGGAGAGTTTGAAAAAGTGACGGCGCTCGCTTTTGAAAGCGGCAGGGAGGCTCCGGACCTCATACTCAGCTTTGGCGGGACCAATATAGACGCCTTTATGCCCGACAAAAATTTCTATGACTTCACGAAGGCCGAGTGGGTCGACGACCTTACCGACACCGCCATCAGCCAGGCCATATACCACGGCCGGGTGATCGGACTGCCGCACTGGGAGGCATCCATCTCCGGCACGATTTATAATAAAAAGATATTTGCCGATTTAAATATAACGCCCCCGAAAACGATGAAGGAATTTTTACGGGTCTGCGACATCCTGCTGGAGAGCGGCGTCACGCCCTTTTACCTCGCCGGCGGTTCTCCCTCCATACTGCACTATCAGTTTCCACTCGACACCGTCGTTAAAGACGAGAGTCTCCTTCGCCGCCTCAATGACGGTACACTGGGATATCCGGACCTGCCGCAGATGCGCATGATCGTGGAATGGTACCGCCTGATGGCCGAGCGCGGATACCTGGGAGGCAATTATGAACGAAACGACTGGGACGGCATGAGCGAGGCCCTGAAGAGCGGCAGATATGCGATGATGCTGGGGTGGGACACCTGGCTTTACACCGAATTTAAGGGCGATCCATCTAATTTTGGACTAATGCCCGCCTTTATCGGCGTACCGGAAGAGGGGACCTTCGAGGGGCCGAACCTTTCCATGCTTATGGTAAATAAAAACAGCCCGCAGGCGGAGGCGGCAGTGGAGCTGGTCTCCTTCATGGCGGACCCCTATAATTATAACCACGCCTTCAAAGGGATATATACGGCTCCGGTATTCAAAAACCAGCTGGAGCAGATATCCACGCCGCAATATGTGGAGGCCGCCGAATGGATCGAGAAATGCTACCATGATTCCGCGGCGTGGCTGCGCATCCGTGGTTTTTCACAATCGGACGCCGTCTGCATATTGCGCTATATGAGTGGTAGGAACGGATATACGGCGGAACGGTGTCTGAGGGAAATGGAGACGCTGCGCAGGAAAAGGTTCAAATAGCCGCGCATGGGCGGCGGAGGGGGCTACCGGCTGATGAAGAAGATGGAGGGCGGCAAAAAAATATTTATCGCTGTCTCGGCGGTCTTTTTCTGCGTGGCCGTACTGTTGGTCGTGCTCTTCTTCTCCTACATACGCCGTATGGACAACACTCTGATGAATGAAAACCGCTCGCGCCTGGCCGAAGTCTCCGACCACGTCGCTTACAGCATCACGGCGCTGTTGGAACGGCAGCGGAAACTGCTGGAGATATTTGCGGAGGCCGCCCTGACGATACCGGAGGGCGCGCGCCGTACGGCCTATATGGACAGAATGGCCATGCTGAACGGTTTTGAATATGCGGGGATTGCGGGATCGGACGGACTTCTGTACGCCTCGCCATTTTTGGAGCCGGAGGATATCTCCAAACGGCCTTACTTTATTTCCGCGAAAAACGGCAAAGCCTTTATGACGAATATGAGACGGTGTATTCTCTACGACAGGGCGGTTAGCGGCGTGATCTTCTCCGTGCCGGTGAAAGGTTCCGTCGCCGTGGCTATGGCGGACATCTCAAAACTTGCCGCCGGCGTGCAGGTGGAGAGCTTCAACGGCAGGGGCTATTCCTATGTCATAGATGGGCGCGGCGACGTCATCCTGCATGCGAGGACCTTACAGTATCAGAACTATTTACATTCCCTGCGGAATATGCGCTTCAGCGGCGGATATACGAGAGAAAAGATGGAAAGCGATATTCTGGGGCACCGCGAGGGGCTTGTCGTCTACTCAGAGCTGGGAACGGAAGAATATGCCTACTACCGTCCGTTGGGAGTAAATGGGTGGACGGTGGTGACTACGGTGCCCAAACGCG includes these proteins:
- a CDS encoding extracellular solute-binding protein, with the protein product MAAVLACCQPWKMVEEPEPPVPLEPRYSWNKFHGCTLTVWGRDAGLKRPYIVRAFKRYEDLTGNRIKVVALPVGEFEKVTALAFESGREAPDLILSFGGTNIDAFMPDKNFYDFTKAEWVDDLTDTAISQAIYHGRVIGLPHWEASISGTIYNKKIFADLNITPPKTMKEFLRVCDILLESGVTPFYLAGGSPSILHYQFPLDTVVKDESLLRRLNDGTLGYPDLPQMRMIVEWYRLMAERGYLGGNYERNDWDGMSEALKSGRYAMMLGWDTWLYTEFKGDPSNFGLMPAFIGVPEEGTFEGPNLSMLMVNKNSPQAEAAVELVSFMADPYNYNHAFKGIYTAPVFKNQLEQISTPQYVEAAEWIEKCYHDSAAWLRIRGFSQSDAVCILRYMSGRNGYTAERCLREMETLRRKRFK